Proteins encoded by one window of Rutidosis leptorrhynchoides isolate AG116_Rl617_1_P2 chromosome 7, CSIRO_AGI_Rlap_v1, whole genome shotgun sequence:
- the LOC139857863 gene encoding plant cysteine oxidase 3, translated as MSRIPNFRLSKSFCPNSTTMFFQRLFAMANYSFSSSSASYPKTSIQDVYNTCKKNLSLSTSPSPQIVHELSSLLDILGPADVGLTEEQQEDDRGHGFSTANTLNRVDRWAQPITYVGLNESESFTMCMFCFPTSSVIPLHDHPRMTVLSKVLYGSLHVKAYDWVEPACIKHSKDKTRAPVKLAKLAVDKVLSAPCSTSVLYPETGGNIHCFTAVTSCAVLDILTPPYEESAGRKCTYYRDYPYSSFRSGGETIDGKEDEYVWLEEIETPDDLYMRPGMYAGPPIRI; from the exons ATGAGTAGAATCCCAAATTTTCGTCTTTCCAAATCATTTTGCCCTAATTCTACAACCATGTTCTTCCAACGACTATTTGCAATGGCGAATTACAGCTTTTCATCATCATCAGCTTCTTACCCTAAAACCTCGATACAAGATGTATATAACACCTGTAAGAAGAATTTGAGCCTTTCAACCTCACCCTCTCCTCAAATCGTCCATGAACTCTCTTCCTTACTCG ATATACTTGGTCCTGCAGATGTTGGGCTGACAGAAGAACAACAAGAGGATGATCGTGGTCATGGTTTCTCTACGGCGAACACGCTCAATAGAGTAGACCGTTGGGCCCAACCGATAACATATGTGGGACTTAATGAAAGTGAGAGTTTTACA ATGTGTATGTTTTGCTTTCCCACTTCTTCAGTTATACCGCTTCATGACCATCCAAGAATGACTGTTTTAAGCAAGGTCCTTTATGGTTCCTTACACGTAAAAGCCTATGATTGGGTTGAACCAGCATGCATCAAGCATTCAAAGGATAAAACTAGAGCTCCAG TTAAGTTAGCAAAGTTGGCAGTCGACAAAGTTCTTTCAGCACCATGTAGTACTTCAGTTCTATATCCAGAAACAGGTGGCAATATCCATTGTTTTACAGCTGTCACCTCGTGTGCTGTACTTGACATTCTAACACCTCCATATGAAGAATCTGCAGGCAGAAAGTGTACCTACTATCGTGATTATCCGTACTCCAGTTTTC GAAGTGGAGGTGAGACGATTGATGGTAAAGAAGATGAATATGTATGGCTTGAAGAGATAGAGACACCTGATGATCTCTATATGCGACCAGGCATGTATGCAGGCCCACCCATCCGGATCTAG
- the LOC139857088 gene encoding enolase 1, chloroplastic: protein MALLTPPTTTTNSLQNPFISSKPSLSQSRTTTSVTVKSRTPLVIRNSIAVSQSPAVTSVKSSTVKSVKARQIIDSRGNPTVEVDLVTGGDELYRSAVPSGASTGIYEALELRDGDKSVYGGKGVLNAVNNINQILGPQIVGVDVRDQAAFDAIMLEIDGTPNKSKLGANAILGVSLSVCRAGAGAKGVPLYKHIQEISGTKELVMPVPAFNVINGGSHAGNNLAMQEFMILPVGASSFAEALQMGSEVYHTLKGIIKAKYGQDACNVGDEGGFAPNVQDNREGLVLLIDAIEKAGYTGKIKIGMDVAASEFLTKDGKYDLNFKKQPNDGAHVLSAPKLGDLYREFVRDFPIVSIEDPFDQDDWTSWTSLQSSVDIQIVGDDLLVTNPKRIVEGIQKKACNALLLKVNQIGTVTESIQAALDSKAAGWGVMVSHRSGETEDNFIADLSVGLASGQIKTGAPCRSERLAKYNQLLRIEEELGNVRYAGEAFRSP from the exons ATGGCCTTATtaacaccaccaaccaccaccaccaattcACTTCAAAACCCCTTTATTTCATCAAAACCCTCACTTTCACAATCACGAACAACAACTTCCGTTACCGTTAAATCACGGACGCCGTTAGTAATCAGGAACTCAATTGCCGTTTCTCAGTCACCGGCCGTTACTTCGGTGAAGTCATCGACGGTGAAATCGGTGAAAGCGAGACAGATTATTGATAGTAGAGGTAATCCGACGGTTGAGGTTGATCTAGTGACTGGTGGTGATGAATTGTACAGATCTGCTGTTCCTAGTGGTGCATCAACTGGTATTTATGAAGCTTTGGAACTTAGAGATGGTGATAAGAGTGTTTATGGTGGTAAAGGTGTTCTTAATGctgttaataatattaatcagaTTTTGGGTCCTCAGATTGTTGGTGTTGATGTCAG GGATCAAGCTGCTTTTGATGCCATCATGCTAGAGATTGATGGAACTCCAAACAAGTCTAAACTTGGTGCTAATGCAATACTTGGAGTGTCCCTTAGTGTATGCAGAGCTGGTGCAGGAGCAAAAGGTGTACCCCTATACAAGCACATTCAAGAAATTTCTGGAACGAAAGAGCTTGTTATGCCAGTTCCAGCATTCAACGTGATTAACGGAGGCAGCCATGCTGGCAATAATCTAGCCATGCAAGAATTTATGATACTTCCAGTAGGTGCATCTTCATTCGCCGAGGCTTTGCAAATGGGTAGCGAAG TTTATCACACACTAAAGGGAATTATTAAAGCCAAGTATGGACAAGATGCATGCAACGTTGGAGATGAAGGTGGATTTGCCCCCAATGTTCAGGACAACAGGGAAGGACTCGTGTTGCTAATTGATGCAATTGAAAAGGCAGGGTACACCGGAAAG ATTAAAATAGGAATGGATGTCGCTGCTTCTGAGTTCTTGACAAAAGACGGTAAATATGATCTCAATTTCAAGAAACAACCGAATGATGGTGCTCATGTTCTTTCGGCTCCAAAGCTTGGTGATTTATATAGAGAATTTGTTAGAGATTTCCCTATTGTATCGATTGAAGATCCGTTTGACCAAGATGATTGGACCTCGTGGACCTCATTACAGTCTTCAGTTGACATCCAAATTGTTGGGGATGATTTGTTGGTCACAAATCCTAAGAGAATTGTCGAAGGTATCCAGAAAAAGGCTTGCAATGCTCTGTTATTGAAG GTTAACCAGATTGGAACGGTAACTGAATCTATTCAAGCAGCTCTTGACTCAAAAGCTGCTGGATGGGGTGTTATGGTTAGCCATCGAAGTGGTGAAACAGAGGACAACTTTATTGCAGATCTTTCCGTTGGCTTGGCTAGTGGACAG ATCAAGACTGGTGCTCCTTGCCGAAGTGAGCGATTGGCCAAGTATAACCAG CTTCTGCGCATTGAAGAGGAACTTGGAAATGTCCGATATGCGGGTGAAGCATTCAGATCACCATAA